A region of the uncultured Bacteroides sp. genome:
GCCACGCAATCTTGTCCTCCACGGTAGTGAATATCTTTCAGCGCTTCTTTGCTTACAGGTAAGAATTTACTTTTATCGTTAGTGGTACCAGATGACTTTGCAAACCATTCGATTTTAGAAGGCCATATCAAATTCTGTTCCCCCTTACGTAATCTTTCAACATAAGGTTTAACATCGTCATATGTCTGTATGGGAACCCTTTTTTTAAATTCCTCATAACTATTTATGCTACTATAATCATATTTTTCTCCCCATTCTGTGTGAGCGGCTTGGTGAATAAGCCTTTTAAATACTTGTCCTTGGATAGATTCTGCGGCTGTATCATATAAAGCAAGCTCTTTAAGTCGGGGGATAAATAGTTTGCTAATCAGCTTTGTACTGTTCATCCTAATTCAAAAAATTACTAATGTTATGCAAAAATAGCCTTATTTATTAATATTACTCTACATATATTTATTTTTTTTGCTGATTTACATATTACTTCTATTTTTTTCTATCTTTACACTCAGATTAGTAATCTAAATATTTAAGGTATGAGAATAGGTATATTGACTTCAGGAGGTGATTGCCCGGGAATTAATGCTACCATAAGAGGTGTATGCAAAACGGCAATGAATTATTATGGCATGGAGGTGGTTGGTATACACAGTGGCTTTCAGGGATTGCTTACGAACGATGTCGAGATTTTCACAGAGAAGTCAATGTCCGGTCTGTTAAATCAGGGAGGAACAATGTTGGGCACTTCCAGGGAAAAACCATTCAAGAAGAAGGGAGTTCCGCCAGAAGTGAATAAGCCTGCAATAATGGAACAGAATATTCATCAGTTGGGGTTAGATTGCGTGGTCTGTATAGGAGGAAACGGCACACAGAAAACAGCTGCAAAGATGGCGGCTATGGGGCTTAATGTGGTTTCGGTGCCAAAGACTATTGATAATGATATCTGGGGCACGGATTTTTCTTTTGGCTTTGATTCGGCTGTAAGTATTGCAACCGATGCTATAGACCGGCTTCATTCAACTGCCAGCTCGCATAAACGGGTTATGGTGATAGAGTTAATGGGTCACAAGGCCGGATGGATATCTCTTTATTCCGGTATGGCAGGAGGAGGAGATGTTATTCTGATTCCCGAAATAGAATATGATATAAAAAATATCGGGGAAACGATAATGAATCGTTTGAAGAAAGGAAAACCATATTCAATTGTGGTGGTGGCTGAAGGTATTAAAACAGATGGCCTTAAGAGACCGGCTGAATATATAGCCCGTGAGATTGAATATGAGACTGGAATAGAAACAAGGCAAACTGTATTGGGATATATTCAACGCGGTGGTTCGCCTACCCCTTTTGACAGAAACCTTTCAACCCGTATGGGTGGACATGCCACAGAACTTATTGCTAATGGAGAATTTGGACGAATGATTGCATTACAAGGTAGTGAGATATCATCCATCCCTTTAAGTGAAGTAGCAGGGAAGCTAAAATTGGTAACGGAAGATCACGATCTTGTTGTTCAGGGAAGAAGGATGGGCGTTTGCTTTGGGTAAATCTTAATTTACTCTGCAGCGATGCTTGCTATTTCCAATCCTTCCTCTGGAATGAGATCACTGTTTTCAGAGGCAATAATTTCTGTTTCGGAAATACTAGCTTCGGCAGCTTCTTGTTTGGCCAGATCTGCAGCTTCCACTCTTTTCTTTGCTGTATCAAATACTTCCTGCAAAAAGTTAGGTATGGTCTGAATCTTTTTAAGAGCCATTTTTGCTGCATTTTGCTGAGATTCTTTTTTAGAATATCCAACCCCTGTCCCTGCAGAAAGACCTTCAATAAGTATTTCTGACTGGAATATAGGATTTGCCTCTTTATCAAGGAATTGTTCTATCAGTTCGAAAGAAATTGTAACCTTGTTTTTCTGAGTCCATTCAATCAGCTTTGATTTGAAGTTAACCTCCTTACGTGCTATTTTCTCCAGATCAATGAAGCGTTTCATGATTTTAACTTCCATGAAATACTTGCAAACATCATATCCGCGGTCAATGTAAATAGCGCCTACCAATGCTTCGAATGCATTACCACACATATAACTGTTGTGGGAAGATGTGCGGGTTGAGTATTTTATAAGTTTGTCGAGTCCAATCTGAACAGCTAGTTTATTAAGAGTTTCCCGCTGAACAATCTTAGAACGTGTATTGGTTAAAAAACCTTCCTTTTTGCCAGCAAATTGTTTGAATACAATGTCGGCAACTATGGCATCAAGTATAGCATCGCCTAAGAATTCTAATCGTTCATTATTGAGTGGCCGTCCTTTTTCAGACCTTACAGAAGAAGATTTGTGAAGCAAAGCCTGCTCATAGAGGCTAATATTGTGCGGATAGAACCCCAGAATAGAATAAAAACGAGAATAAGACTCTCTATCCTTACGGAAAAAGAGCCTTATTCTATCTATTTTATTGTGTAACACGATCTTATTCGCTGTACTTTTTAAAGATAACGCATGCATTGTGTCCACCAAAACCAAAGGTATTAGAGAGTGCTACATTAACTTCACGCTTTTGCGCCTTGTTAAAGGTAAAATTCAGGTTATAATCAATGTTCTCGTCATTGTCTCCATCTTCATGATTGATAGTAGGAGGAACGATTCCATTTTTTATAGCAAGAATACTTGCAATTGCTTCTACAGCACCAGCTGCACCAAGAAGATGGCCGGTCATAGATTTAGTAGAACTGATATTCAGCTTGTAAGCATGTTCGCCAAATACTTCCTTGATTGCTTTTGATTCTGAAATATCACCTACAGGAGTAGATGTTCCGTGAACATTGATATAATCAATTTCTTCCGGTTTCATTTCAGCATCTTCCAGTGCATTTTTCATCACTAATATAGCTCCCAAACCTTCTGGGTGAGAAGCTGTTAAGTGATAAGCATCTGCAGAAAGACCAGTTCCTACAATCTCGGCGTAAATTTTGGCACCACGTGCTTTCGCATGTTCCAATTCTTCCAGAATGAGACATCCACCACCTTCACCCATTATAAATCCATCGCGGCTTGCGCTGAACGGACGGGAAGCTTTGGTTGCATCTTCGTTTCGTGTAGATAAAGCATGCATTGCGTTAAAACCACCTACTCCAGCTTCAGTAATAGCTGCTTCTGAACCACCGGTTACAATAACATTTGCTTTATTCAATCGGATATAATTGAAAGCATCAGCTATAGCGTTTGAAGATGTTGCGCAAGCAGATACAGTTGCAAAGTTAGGACCGTGAAAACCATACATAATGGAAATCTGTCCGGCTGCAATATCCGAAATCATTTTAGGTATAAAGAAGGGATTGAACTTTGGGCCATTGGCTCTATTGATAGCGTAATTCTTAACTTCTTCTTCAAAAGTCTGAATGCCACCAATACCTGCACCAAAGATTACACCTATTCTGTTTAAATCTTCATTTTCAAGATCAAGTGCTGAATCCGTTACGGCTTGTTTAGCTACAGCAACTGCATACTGTGTGTAAGGATCCATCTTTCTTGCCTCCTTGCGGTCAAGATATTGGGTTACATCAAACCCCTTAACTTCGCAAGCAAACTTAGTTTTAAACAGTGACGTATCAAAATGAGTAATAGGTCCTGCTCCGCTCACACCGTTGATCAAATTTTCCCAAAACTCGGGAACAGTGTTGCCTATAGGAGTAAGAGCACCAAGACCTGTTACTACAACTCTTTTTAATTCCATATTATGAAATCAGAAATTAAGCTTTAGCAGCTTCGATGTAAGTTACAGCGTCACCTACAGTAGCGATTTTTTCTGCTTGATCGTCAGGAATAGAAATACTGAATTCTTTTTCGAATTCCATAATAAGCTCAACAGTATCAAGTGAATCTGCTCCCAGATCATTAGTGAAGCTTGCTTCTAAATTAACTTCAGATTCTTCAACGCCTAATTTATCAACGATAATCGCCTTTACTCTTGATTCAATTTCAGACATAACTTTAAGTTTTTAATTAATAAATTGAATTATTTTTTTAAATTTGCAGCTGCAAAGGAATGAATATTTATTGTTTCGAGCAAATATTTAACCAATAAAATTCATTCCATTGCACATTTTTCACGAATGTGTGCACAGATAGGCCTTTTTATGAGTATAAATATAGCAATATTTGGTTCTGGCTCAGGGACGAATGCTGAGAATATTATTCAATATTTTGAAAGCAACCCGCTGATTGAAGTTACTTTAGTTTTATCTAATAAAGCTGATGCCTATATATTAGAGAGGGCAAGACTGCATCATATACCTTCTGTTGTGTTCACTAAGTCTGATTTCCAGAATGCAGATGATCTACTGACTTTACTTAATAAGTATAATGTTGATTTCGTGGTGCTTGCCGGCTTCCTTTTGCAGATACCTGTTGCGCTTGTTCATGCATACCCTAATAGGATAGTAAATATTCATCCGGCGCTGTTGCCTAAATATGGTGGTAAGGGGATGTATGGTGATCGTGTACACGAGGCAGTGATTGCTGCTGGTGATAAATGCTCTGGCATTACTATACATTATATTGATGAGCACTATGATTCTGGTAGTATAGTTTTTCAAACTACTTGTGAGGTGCTTCCTACTGATGCTCCTCCTGATTTGGCAGCAAGGATTCATGCTTTGGAATATAAGTATTTTCCAAAGGTCATTGAAGATACTATTAATAAGCAGTTCAATCTCTCTTCTAACCAATGAAGCATAATTGTTACAAAACTAAAGTGGTGGTGCTAAACTTCCTGAAAAACTTCTTTTATATGTCTTGTGCTAAAATTTAGCACACCTATTGTCAAGGCGTTTCAGAAGGGGAACCCTTGTTACCCCCTCTAAAACAACCTTATGTTTTTCTATTTTTCAGCCAGCAAACTACTAGTTTCTGTTTTCCTCTGTTTTGTGTTGATTAATAATATCTTAGGTCCTCTATTGTTGCGGGTAGTGCTTGTTTCAAAATATCTCTCTACTTCAGAAGCATATACTCTTTTATTTACAGGTATACCGTTCTTCTTATATATATTGGTAAGTACGGCGCTGATTTCTGATGCGGTGTATTGCTTCCCTGTCTCTAATAGTTTATGAACTCCGCGGGCTACTGCGGGACAGTTCTTCAGTTGGTGCACGCTTTTCTTTTTTATGGTACTAAGCATGGTCGACTCGCGGAAGTTTATACTCCTTATATATTCAGATCCTTTTGAAAGGTAACAGTCAAAAAGAGTATGCTCGTAGGGAGAACGAATAATTTGTAGAATCTGTGCCTCGTAATATTTTCTATGTTCCGGATTCTCTGAGAAACGAAGGTGGTTGGCCTTGTCAAGTTGCCGGAGCAATACTTCTGCTTTCCATTTACGGGTTTTCGCTCTTTGGCGTGCCAGTCGGTCTGAATCGCAGAATAGATAATCTTTTGGCTGGTAATCTACGGTGAAATTCGGCATCGCTTTATAGGCATTTAGCAGATGGTCTTTATTTGTATAGAGCTCCAGCACCCTTTGTTCATCATAATAGTTGGCTATCTTGTATTCATTTCTGTTTCCGTCTTCATTTAAGTAACTGTTTCCACTCATTCCAAGAAGCGCTTCAAGGTAAGCACCTTTCTCGCCTTCGCTTTTAGCTTTCGAATAGAGGCTCTTTACTGTGCTGATAGCCTGGAATGTTCCTTCCAGATAAAGCTGTGCTTCCATTTCTGAACGATATTCCAAATCCTCTTTTATACTGCTGATGTGCGTTACGCTTTTAACTCCGTTGCGGAAACGACCTGCAATCTGAATGGTCTCCGTCTTTGGATCAATGGCCGACTGTGGTGCACCCATCATATCAGACAGGATGATAACGTGAGGTTTACTTTTAGCCTCAATATCTACAGCCGAGTAAAACCGCCCCGTAAAGAAGTTTATCTTCGAGAGCTTGTCTACAAAACTATAAGCCTTTCGGTTGAAGTTCTTTGAATGCATATAGGTAAGCTTTTCCATCGCCCCTTCGCTGCAAAAGGTGGTGACCTGTTTCTGAAGATCTAGTGACAGCTCGCAGAAAATAGATTCGAAAGTGTCTATAGAATTGCAGAATACACAGATATTGCCGGGATACAAATTAATTTCTTCAAGAAATGCCTCGAGTATATTATTGGTGGGCAGAACCTTTATTGGCATGCTAAAATCAAAATCGGGCGTAATTTTCAGTAACGTGAATCCCTGCTTTTCAAATCTTGGATCGGCAGCTATTAAAGGTGTGGCGGAAACCATCGCCTTTTCCCTGAATCGGAAGAAGTCATCCATAGGAGCCTCAATAGATTCGCGGAAGTCAATGTCCTGCACTAGTTTTTCGCATTCGTCGAACAGCAGAAAGAATTCATCGTATATGTCAATGCCAAGCTCCTCCAGAGTGTCTTTCAGTCGCTGAAAGCTTTCGGGAGTTACCATAATCTTCCTTTTAGATTGATGTTTCTGGATATATTCCTCTATTTTCTGTCCCGTGATACCAGAGTATACCCCTAATATAGCTCCTTTATGCTTCTTTACCTTTCCTTCAATTACGGGAACATTGGGCTCTACTATAATGGAATTTCTGTTGCACACCAGTTCACAATAAGTGGCTCCTATTCCTGTTAGTGTTTTATTGATAATGCATTGTGTGGGTAACATTTGCTTTCCGTCGCGTTTTAGCGCATCAAGCAGGCGCTCACCTTTTTCAATTCTTAGATTTACTTCTCTCACTCTTGTCTTTCTTTAGTTTATTATAATTTTACAAAGATAAAATAATATTATTAATGGCATGCTTTGCGTGTTCTTGTACAAAACAATTAATTGTCTTGTACAAAAGAAAACAATCTTCTGTACAGAAGAATTAATTCTTTTGTACAGAAGAATAATAAACTTCGGCTGCATTTTTTTGAACTCCCGCCTGCTTTTTATTTTTTCACGTTGCTCTATGCGAATAATCTCTGCTGACTTATTGTAATTTAACTGCTATAAAACATCTAATTAATCATTAAGAATTGAATTTTAGATAAATTAAGTATTGAAAACAATAATTTAAGGTATAAATTCATATTATTAGATTTTAATTACTTATGTTTGCAATTGTAAGATGTTGACCTATATCTTATTATATAATGCTATGAGAAAAATCGAATTCATACTGATCTCTTTAAATCTGCTGTCAGGATCTGTATTTGCAATGCAAATGCATAGCTCCGAGGGGTGTGAATTTTTGAGAGAAAACTCCGGATATTCCGATAATCAGTATGAATATGGCTTTGACTATAATCAATCTAATCAATATAACATTTCAAATGAAGGCTGCTTAACAGGCTTTTCAGTCTGTGGACATAAGATGAATGATGTAACTTCGTCTTGTTGTATGACTAACCTAACCAAAGAATCCCTCCATCAGAACTCAAACAAAGTAGTTCTTGGAGGGATTATTCAAGGAGATACTTCAAAAAAACAAATAGCTTTGGTCTTTACTGGTCACCAGTTTGCCGATGGTGGTGAAGCAATATGCAACACTCTGAAACATCAAAAGGTAAAAGGCTCTTTCTTTCTCACCGGAGATTTTTACAGAACTTACCCTAAATTGGTAAAACACTTACAGAAGGGCGGGCACTATCTTGGCCCTCATTCCGATAAACACATACTTTATGCCGACTGGACTAAGAGAGACTCTACATTAGTTTCGCGTGAAGCTTTCCGTAAAGACCTAACTGACAACTATCAGGCAATGATAAATGCCGGAATAAAACTTTCTAAATTCCGCTACTTCCTTCCTTCTTATGAATGGTATAACAGCAATATATCTTCATGGTGCAGTGAAATGGGAGTGCAACTAGTTAATTTCACACCAGGAACTACATCGAATGCTGATTATACTTTGCCGCAAATGAAAAACTATCGATCTTCTGAAGAAATATATAACAATATTATGATATATGAGCAACTGCATTCATTAAATGGCTTTATGCTTTTGATTCATATTGGAACAGATCCTGGAAGATCAGATAAACTCTATAATAAATTAGATCAGATAATTAATCATTTAAAGGCTTTAGGCTACGAATTCGTTTCTGTAGATAAGTTGCTATAGATTCCTATTTGATATTAATATGATAATTATAATGTTGATTGTGGTATCATATTGTTCTTTGATAGCCTTTTTATGTGTTGTTTTGATATTTAATCTAAAAATATTGATAAAACATTAAAAATATTACAATATTTGTTTTGGATTATAAACTAAAACCACTAATTTTGATACTTATTAATGTTTAGTAATACATATTTTAATTGTCGAATTAAAAATACTTATTGTTCTGATTTAACTAGCAAATCTATTTATATAAACATTACTTAATTATTGAATGATATGAACATGAACGTTATTAAACAGGAAATCTGTACTTCTTATTACATTTGTAGTTCAAATAGGAATTTAATGAATTTCTCAACTTTAAATTATTGATCTTTTATGAACAAAATTCAACTATCTCGGGAAACATTCTCAAAGAAGTTTCTCACGGCGCTAACCATTGCTTCCCTCTTCTCTACAGTTGGGAGTATGAACGCTATCGCAGGTGTTTGGAATGTTAATGCTACTCATAACGTAAGTGAGCAGCAACAACAGGCAATTACTCTAAAGGGAACAGTGGTCGATGCAAAAGGCGAACCCGTAATCGGCGCAAGTATTATTGAAAAGGGAACAAAGAATAATGGAGCTATCACTGATATTGATGGTAAGTTTACTTTGAAAGTGAAGCCTAATGCAACTTTGGTGGTTTCCTATATTGGTTTCCAGAAGCAGGATGTTGCAGTAGGCGGTAAAACTGCTGTTAATATTGTACTGAAAGAAAATTCTGAACTTTTACAGGAAGTAGTTGTCGTTGGTTATGGCGTACAAAAGAAAGAAAACCTGACTGGTGCAGTAAGTACAGTTGATGTAGCTAAGGTCTTCGGAAGCAAACCTATCAATGATATGCAAAAAGGCTTGCAAGGTATGGTGCCGGGTTTAACTATTACATTCAAATCTGGTGAGCTAAATTCAACTCCAGATATTAAAATTCGTGGTTTGGGATCATTAAATGGTACAGGTGCTCCATTATTGTTACTAGATGGCGTTGAAATATCCGACTTGAGTCTGGTGAATCCTAGTGATATTGCTAATATCTCAGTTTTAAAGGATGCTGCTTCTTCATCAATCTATGGTGCTCGTGCTGCATTTGGTGTAGTCTTGATTACAACTAAAACAGGGGCTGGAACGCAAGATAAAGTTCAGGTACAATATACAAATAACCTAGCTTGGAATTATCGAATGAATTTACCAGAATATTCAGATCCTATAAAAGAGTTGGAAGCTGGGACACTTGCTAATAACAGAGCAGGAATTGCTAATCCTGAGGTGTTTGGTATGTATTTCCCTCAATTGATAAAAGGAATTACAACCTGGAAAGAAAAATATGCCAATAATCGTAAAGGAAACGAGATGGTATATGGAGAAGACTGGGAAATGATAGGCGGTCAGGCTTATTTTTATCGTGTTTGGAATCCATTCGATGAAATGTTGAATAAAAGCACATTCCAACAGAACCATAATGTTTCAGTTTCAGGTACAAGTAATAAGACTACCTATAATATTTCTATGGGCTATTCTTCTCAGGATGGTTGGTTAAAGCAAGCGAAAGAAAATGATTATAGCAAATTGAATGGTAGTCTTTCCTTGAATACAGATGTTACTAAATGGTTGAATTTGGGAATAAAGGTTATGCTGGTTGATACAAAAACCAAGTATCCGTATGCATATCAAAATTACTATCAATATTTTATGCGTTGGGGTGCCTACTTCCCATTTGGTACTTATGAAGGAAAAGAATTTCGTCATAGTGCAGGATTCTTAAGACAAGCTAATACTTGTGAAAAGGGAGATATTCTGAACCGCTATTCTGTAAATGCTACAGCAAAAATTATTGATGGCTTAACTTTTAAAACAGACTTTACTTATGGTACTAAACGTTATTCTGATCATCAGACAGGTGGTACTACAATAGCATATAACTTTTGGACAGATGGTAATCCATACTCTTATATAAATGCACCAGGAGGAAGTACTGATGAAACTAACTTCACAGAAATAACTGAAGATAATTGGGCTTTTAATGGTTATCTTACTTATGATAAGATGTTTGCTAAGAAACATACCATCAAATTAATGGCCGGTACTAATGCTGAATATGCGTCATACAAAAAAGTGTACGCGCAAGGAAAGCAATTAATGTCCCCTGATTTTGGACAGATAGGATTAACATCTGGTTTGAAGGATGCTAGTAGTGCTTCTCGTGAAACTGCTGTTGCAGGCTTTTTCTTCCGTGGAAATTATGACTATAATGGCAAGTTCTTATTTGAAGTAAATGGTCGTTATGATGGATCTTCTCGTTTTCCTACTAAAGATCAATGGGGCTTTTTCCCTTCTGCATCTGTAGGTTATC
Encoded here:
- a CDS encoding ATP-dependent 6-phosphofructokinase — translated: MRIGILTSGGDCPGINATIRGVCKTAMNYYGMEVVGIHSGFQGLLTNDVEIFTEKSMSGLLNQGGTMLGTSREKPFKKKGVPPEVNKPAIMEQNIHQLGLDCVVCIGGNGTQKTAAKMAAMGLNVVSVPKTIDNDIWGTDFSFGFDSAVSIATDAIDRLHSTASSHKRVMVIELMGHKAGWISLYSGMAGGGDVILIPEIEYDIKNIGETIMNRLKKGKPYSIVVVAEGIKTDGLKRPAEYIAREIEYETGIETRQTVLGYIQRGGSPTPFDRNLSTRMGGHATELIANGEFGRMIALQGSEISSIPLSEVAGKLKLVTEDHDLVVQGRRMGVCFG
- the rnc gene encoding ribonuclease III, with translation MHALSLKSTANKIVLHNKIDRIRLFFRKDRESYSRFYSILGFYPHNISLYEQALLHKSSSVRSEKGRPLNNERLEFLGDAILDAIVADIVFKQFAGKKEGFLTNTRSKIVQRETLNKLAVQIGLDKLIKYSTRTSSHNSYMCGNAFEALVGAIYIDRGYDVCKYFMEVKIMKRFIDLEKIARKEVNFKSKLIEWTQKNKVTISFELIEQFLDKEANPIFQSEILIEGLSAGTGVGYSKKESQQNAAKMALKKIQTIPNFLQEVFDTAKKRVEAADLAKQEAAEASISETEIIASENSDLIPEEGLEIASIAAE
- the fabF gene encoding beta-ketoacyl-ACP synthase II translates to MELKRVVVTGLGALTPIGNTVPEFWENLINGVSGAGPITHFDTSLFKTKFACEVKGFDVTQYLDRKEARKMDPYTQYAVAVAKQAVTDSALDLENEDLNRIGVIFGAGIGGIQTFEEEVKNYAINRANGPKFNPFFIPKMISDIAAGQISIMYGFHGPNFATVSACATSSNAIADAFNYIRLNKANVIVTGGSEAAITEAGVGGFNAMHALSTRNEDATKASRPFSASRDGFIMGEGGGCLILEELEHAKARGAKIYAEIVGTGLSADAYHLTASHPEGLGAILVMKNALEDAEMKPEEIDYINVHGTSTPVGDISESKAIKEVFGEHAYKLNISSTKSMTGHLLGAAGAVEAIASILAIKNGIVPPTINHEDGDNDENIDYNLNFTFNKAQKREVNVALSNTFGFGGHNACVIFKKYSE
- a CDS encoding acyl carrier protein, which gives rise to MSEIESRVKAIIVDKLGVEESEVNLEASFTNDLGADSLDTVELIMEFEKEFSISIPDDQAEKIATVGDAVTYIEAAKA
- the purN gene encoding phosphoribosylglycinamide formyltransferase; this translates as MSINIAIFGSGSGTNAENIIQYFESNPLIEVTLVLSNKADAYILERARLHHIPSVVFTKSDFQNADDLLTLLNKYNVDFVVLAGFLLQIPVALVHAYPNRIVNIHPALLPKYGGKGMYGDRVHEAVIAAGDKCSGITIHYIDEHYDSGSIVFQTTCEVLPTDAPPDLAARIHALEYKYFPKVIEDTINKQFNLSSNQ
- a CDS encoding polysaccharide deacetylase family protein — translated: MRKIEFILISLNLLSGSVFAMQMHSSEGCEFLRENSGYSDNQYEYGFDYNQSNQYNISNEGCLTGFSVCGHKMNDVTSSCCMTNLTKESLHQNSNKVVLGGIIQGDTSKKQIALVFTGHQFADGGEAICNTLKHQKVKGSFFLTGDFYRTYPKLVKHLQKGGHYLGPHSDKHILYADWTKRDSTLVSREAFRKDLTDNYQAMINAGIKLSKFRYFLPSYEWYNSNISSWCSEMGVQLVNFTPGTTSNADYTLPQMKNYRSSEEIYNNIMIYEQLHSLNGFMLLIHIGTDPGRSDKLYNKLDQIINHLKALGYEFVSVDKLL
- a CDS encoding TonB-dependent receptor; amino-acid sequence: MNKIQLSRETFSKKFLTALTIASLFSTVGSMNAIAGVWNVNATHNVSEQQQQAITLKGTVVDAKGEPVIGASIIEKGTKNNGAITDIDGKFTLKVKPNATLVVSYIGFQKQDVAVGGKTAVNIVLKENSELLQEVVVVGYGVQKKENLTGAVSTVDVAKVFGSKPINDMQKGLQGMVPGLTITFKSGELNSTPDIKIRGLGSLNGTGAPLLLLDGVEISDLSLVNPSDIANISVLKDAASSSIYGARAAFGVVLITTKTGAGTQDKVQVQYTNNLAWNYRMNLPEYSDPIKELEAGTLANNRAGIANPEVFGMYFPQLIKGITTWKEKYANNRKGNEMVYGEDWEMIGGQAYFYRVWNPFDEMLNKSTFQQNHNVSVSGTSNKTTYNISMGYSSQDGWLKQAKENDYSKLNGSLSLNTDVTKWLNLGIKVMLVDTKTKYPYAYQNYYQYFMRWGAYFPFGTYEGKEFRHSAGFLRQANTCEKGDILNRYSVNATAKIIDGLTFKTDFTYGTKRYSDHQTGGTTIAYNFWTDGNPYSYINAPGGSTDETNFTEITEDNWAFNGYLTYDKMFAKKHTIKLMAGTNAEYASYKKVYAQGKQLMSPDFGQIGLTSGLKDASSASRETAVAGFFFRGNYDYNGKFLFEVNGRYDGSSRFPTKDQWGFFPSASVGYRISEESFMDPVKPYLSNLKLRASYGSIGNQDVGSSTDVGDIYQFLPVMTTGNAYWIENGKKVSTVGNPRAIASSLTWETITTADLGIDARFFNDELGVSADWFQRTTSDMLAPGKTLPDVFGTTMPKMNAGTMRTRGWEIALDYNHRFNKNLSMYATASLSDYKSELTKYDNDTKILNSNYKGKEIGEIWGFVTDRYWNSNDTRDAIVAYQGKLESGNFKYGEGDIKYADLNGNRVLDWGKSTLDDHGDLKRIGNSTPRYQYAFKLGAQYKDFDFEVTLQGVAKRDLWLPGDVYIPYYSRADVLWNHQLDYWTEDNQNAFYPKLYPGNSGTGNVSGIGSGINNFYPQSKYLVNAAYLRLKNVTLGYTLPGALSKKVCMQKFRIYVSGQNLLTFDKMGALPLDPEINTGEGVDSGGYGRTAPFSRTYSFGIQATF